A window of Natranaeroarchaeum aerophilus contains these coding sequences:
- a CDS encoding proteasome assembly chaperone family protein: MGQIREHAEIELDSPTLVEGMPGIGLVGKIATDHLIEEFEMTYYASIHCDGLAPIGVYETGDRTIRPPVRLYADAETDLVALRSDVPVAVDATSEFAACLTGWLDANDVDPLYLSGFPAEKSDVPPELFGVATSEVTADRLDDHDVGRPDENGAIAGPAGALLNRAAQANLDATALVVESDPRFPDPEAARILINQGIEPLAAVTVDVDGLVEQADSIREQKEQLAQRMQEADTQESSQAQRIQMFQ, from the coding sequence ATGGGACAGATCAGAGAACACGCCGAGATCGAACTGGATTCGCCGACGCTCGTCGAGGGGATGCCCGGCATCGGGCTGGTCGGCAAGATCGCGACCGACCATCTGATCGAGGAGTTCGAGATGACCTACTACGCGAGCATCCACTGTGACGGACTCGCACCGATCGGCGTCTACGAGACGGGTGACCGCACGATCCGGCCGCCGGTCCGGCTCTATGCGGACGCGGAGACCGATCTGGTCGCACTGCGAAGCGATGTCCCGGTCGCGGTCGACGCAACCTCCGAGTTCGCGGCATGTCTGACCGGCTGGCTCGACGCCAACGATGTCGATCCGCTGTATCTGAGCGGCTTCCCGGCCGAAAAGAGCGATGTCCCACCCGAACTATTCGGCGTGGCGACGAGCGAGGTGACTGCCGATCGGCTTGACGACCACGATGTCGGTCGGCCCGACGAAAACGGTGCGATCGCCGGTCCCGCCGGTGCACTGCTCAACCGTGCAGCACAGGCCAACCTTGACGCCACTGCGCTGGTCGTCGAAAGTGACCCACGGTTTCCCGACCCCGAAGCGGCCCGGATCCTGATCAATCAAGGGATCGAGCCGCTGGCAGCAGTCACGGTGGACGTAGACGGACTGGTCGAGCAGGCCGACTCGATCCGAGAGCAGAAAGAACAGCTCGCCCAGCGGATGCAAGAAGCCGATACGCAGGAGAGTTCGCAGGCCCAGCGAATCCAGATGTTCCAGTAG
- a CDS encoding RsmB/NOP family class I SAM-dependent RNA methyltransferase, translating to MEPLERYRPLIDDFEAFTAACERPLPSAVRVNSIKATPAQVERAFDDADIGYETADWAEGIYRLETSSPGTLWPSVHGWIHGQEEVSSLPAKVLDPQPGERVWDAAAAPGSKATQLSAQMDDRGLVVANDNNLGRLSALRFNAERLGVTNMAVTNQDARNFSLKRFGEGGTDDRRVDAFDRALVDAPCSCEGTIRKNPDTFDEWSLGHVESVAGIQQGILRRAVQATRPGGRVVYSTCTFAPEENERVLDQVLDKENCRVVDQEIPLEHAPGVTEFEDEEFDPSVEKAARIYPHHNDTGGFFCATLEVGQ from the coding sequence ATGGAACCACTGGAACGCTATCGACCGCTAATCGACGACTTCGAGGCGTTCACCGCGGCCTGCGAGCGCCCCCTGCCCTCCGCCGTTCGAGTCAACAGCATCAAGGCGACGCCCGCACAGGTCGAGCGGGCGTTCGACGACGCCGATATCGGGTACGAGACCGCTGACTGGGCCGAAGGAATCTACCGGCTGGAGACGTCATCGCCGGGGACCCTCTGGCCCTCGGTCCACGGCTGGATCCACGGGCAGGAGGAGGTCTCCTCGCTACCCGCAAAGGTGCTGGATCCCCAGCCGGGCGAGCGCGTCTGGGACGCCGCCGCCGCGCCGGGCAGCAAGGCGACCCAGCTCTCGGCGCAGATGGACGACCGCGGCCTCGTGGTGGCGAACGACAACAACCTCGGGCGACTCTCGGCGCTCCGTTTCAACGCCGAACGGCTCGGCGTGACGAACATGGCTGTGACGAATCAAGATGCGCGTAACTTCTCGCTCAAGCGCTTCGGCGAGGGCGGCACGGACGACCGGCGTGTCGACGCCTTCGACCGGGCGCTCGTCGACGCGCCCTGTTCCTGCGAGGGGACGATCCGAAAGAACCCCGACACCTTCGACGAGTGGTCACTGGGCCACGTCGAGAGCGTCGCCGGGATCCAGCAGGGAATCCTCCGGCGGGCCGTGCAAGCGACCAGACCCGGCGGGCGCGTCGTCTACTCGACCTGTACGTTCGCCCCCGAGGAGAACGAGCGAGTGCTCGATCAGGTGCTCGACAAGGAGAACTGTCGGGTTGTCGACCAGGAGATTCCGCTGGAGCACGCCCCGGGCGTCACCGAGTTTGAGGACGAGGAGTTCGATCCCAGCGTCGAGAAAGCAGCGCGGATCTACCCACACCATAACGATACGGGCGGCTTTTTCTGTGCAACGCTGGAGGTGGGACAATGA
- a CDS encoding DUF7122 family protein: MTENVGERFDRLPATAADREVEGRATREEVIDWWHERFDVPRETFEAYTFWEKGAGKIWVFADDVPSPIRIEGLGMTFLRTRQEHWKPTTDAAQRFGREASKNVIELAEDEAKAFLTGEDQELDWDGDWGYLIAAHDVGGEREPLGVGLYVYGELRSMMPKGRQREL; this comes from the coding sequence ATGACCGAGAACGTCGGCGAGCGCTTCGACCGGCTTCCGGCGACCGCCGCGGATCGTGAAGTAGAGGGGCGGGCCACCCGCGAGGAAGTGATCGACTGGTGGCACGAGCGCTTCGACGTTCCACGCGAGACGTTCGAGGCGTACACCTTCTGGGAGAAAGGAGCCGGAAAGATCTGGGTGTTCGCCGACGACGTCCCCTCACCCATCCGGATCGAGGGGCTGGGAATGACGTTCCTGCGAACTCGCCAGGAACACTGGAAACCGACGACCGACGCCGCCCAGCGATTCGGGCGCGAAGCGAGCAAGAACGTGATCGAACTCGCCGAGGACGAGGCGAAAGCCTTCCTCACCGGCGAGGATCAGGAACTCGACTGGGACGGCGACTGGGGGTATCTGATCGCGGCACACGACGTTGGAGGCGAGCGAGAACCGCTCGGCGTCGGCCTGTACGTCTACGGCGAGTTACGCTCGATGATGCCGAAGGGGAGACAGCGCGAGCTCTAG
- a CDS encoding PQQ-binding-like beta-propeller repeat protein, which produces MPAHGRRQLLQLSLAVGVLGTASGCLDVFDESVPERWRFETDDIVLSSPTVFDELVLVGSRDGSLYAIDSDDGTKHWEFATGGSIRSSPAVSNGSAFVGSDDFRIYGISIDGGGAPGTERWCFETGATVPSSPTVAEETVFVGSYDGNVYAIDAESGAEQWRFETDDPIESSPTVVDERVFVGSDDGRLYALDSETGEESWQFETDVSVRSSPTVWDGRVLFGSHDGTLYAVDATTGEREWAFPVGTQVGSSPTVVDGIVFGGSYDGDVYAIDVANGHLQWLTETDDRVYSSPTVADGRVFFGSADEHVYALDANDGEVAWRFETGGSVLSSPTVVDSTLFVGSHDGNVYGLDIEAEGSSAGTRTELGTLGHHDQ; this is translated from the coding sequence ATGCCCGCACACGGTCGCCGCCAGCTCCTCCAGCTCAGCCTCGCCGTCGGCGTTCTCGGAACCGCGTCCGGCTGTCTCGACGTCTTCGATGAGAGCGTTCCCGAACGGTGGCGGTTCGAGACGGATGATATCGTGCTTTCTTCGCCCACAGTATTCGACGAGTTGGTTCTCGTCGGCAGTCGGGATGGCTCCCTATATGCGATCGACAGCGACGATGGAACCAAGCACTGGGAGTTCGCGACCGGCGGGAGTATCCGGTCCTCACCGGCCGTCTCGAACGGATCGGCCTTTGTCGGCAGCGACGATTTCCGGATCTACGGAATCAGTATCGACGGCGGGGGCGCCCCCGGCACCGAGCGATGGTGCTTCGAGACCGGGGCAACCGTTCCATCCTCGCCAACCGTCGCCGAAGAGACAGTATTTGTCGGCAGCTACGACGGAAACGTCTATGCGATTGACGCCGAGAGCGGTGCGGAGCAATGGCGCTTCGAGACCGACGATCCGATCGAGTCCTCGCCAACTGTCGTCGATGAGCGGGTCTTCGTCGGCAGCGACGACGGACGCCTCTACGCGCTCGATTCCGAAACGGGCGAGGAGTCCTGGCAGTTCGAGACGGACGTCTCCGTGCGCTCGTCACCGACCGTCTGGGACGGACGGGTTCTGTTTGGCAGTCACGACGGAACTCTCTACGCGGTAGACGCCACAACGGGCGAGCGAGAGTGGGCGTTCCCGGTTGGAACGCAGGTCGGCTCCTCACCGACGGTCGTCGACGGGATCGTCTTCGGTGGCAGTTACGACGGCGATGTCTACGCGATCGACGTGGCGAACGGACACTTACAGTGGCTCACGGAAACCGACGACCGCGTCTACTCGTCGCCGACGGTCGCTGACGGACGGGTGTTTTTCGGAAGTGCTGACGAGCACGTCTACGCGCTTGATGCGAACGACGGTGAGGTCGCGTGGCGCTTCGAGACGGGTGGGTCAGTGCTTTCGTCGCCAACCGTGGTCGACAGCACCCTCTTTGTCGGGAGCCATGACGGGAACGTCTACGGGCTGGATATCGAGGCCGAGGGATCGAGCGCGGGGACGCGTACGGAACTGGGTACGCTTGGCCATCACGACCAGTGA
- a CDS encoding MFS transporter, translating to MRWRYRETVLALVTLAFFVTMVGRLAISPVVPEITTEFEVSNAFVGAALTGMWLTYAFAQFPSGLLADRYGERPIVLASIAGTGLTSILVVTAPTFGVFFLGTVSLGVMAGLHYSVATTLLSRTYDDNLGTAVGVHNSGAPIAGLVTPVVVSWVAIRYGWRPAVAITAIVAIPATLLFARYVRPTEPQRPDQRMRGRLELGPIVELLSRPKIAFTAVIALVADFTWQGLASFLPTFFAVHRGHSATLAGVVFAAYFVVQGILQIWVGSLADRYGRDRAIALCFGTAILGIALLVGVPGPAGLVAGILLLGLGMGWGAAVFPRFMDNLSADEQGAGFGLVRTVYMIVASTGSVVVGLLADLFGWAVSFGALIGLLGIVLVLVVANIVFDLGY from the coding sequence ATGCGCTGGCGCTACCGTGAGACCGTCCTGGCGCTCGTCACGCTCGCCTTCTTCGTCACGATGGTGGGTCGACTGGCGATCAGTCCGGTCGTCCCCGAAATCACGACCGAGTTCGAGGTCTCGAACGCGTTCGTGGGCGCGGCGCTGACGGGCATGTGGCTCACCTACGCGTTCGCCCAGTTCCCCAGCGGGCTCCTCGCCGACCGGTACGGCGAGCGGCCGATCGTCTTGGCATCAATCGCCGGTACCGGTCTCACGTCGATCCTGGTCGTCACCGCACCGACCTTCGGCGTGTTCTTTCTCGGGACTGTTTCGCTGGGCGTGATGGCCGGGTTGCACTACTCGGTGGCGACGACCCTGCTCTCCCGTACCTACGATGACAACCTCGGTACCGCGGTCGGCGTCCACAACTCGGGCGCACCCATCGCTGGCCTCGTAACACCTGTCGTCGTCTCCTGGGTCGCAATTCGGTATGGCTGGCGACCGGCCGTTGCGATCACGGCCATCGTGGCGATTCCCGCAACCCTCCTCTTCGCCCGATACGTCCGGCCAACAGAGCCACAGCGTCCCGACCAGCGGATGCGGGGTCGCCTCGAATTGGGGCCGATCGTCGAACTCCTCTCCCGGCCGAAGATCGCGTTCACCGCCGTCATCGCCCTCGTGGCTGACTTCACGTGGCAAGGGCTTGCCTCGTTTCTCCCCACATTTTTCGCCGTCCATCGCGGCCACTCGGCGACCCTGGCGGGTGTCGTCTTCGCCGCGTACTTCGTCGTGCAGGGGATCCTGCAGATCTGGGTCGGATCGCTGGCCGACCGGTACGGCAGAGACCGGGCCATCGCGCTGTGTTTCGGAACGGCGATCCTCGGTATCGCCTTGCTCGTCGGTGTGCCCGGCCCCGCCGGACTCGTCGCCGGAATCCTCCTGCTCGGGCTCGGGATGGGCTGGGGTGCGGCAGTGTTCCCCCGGTTCATGGACAACCTCTCGGCGGACGAACAGGGTGCCGGGTTCGGGCTCGTTCGGACCGTTTACATGATCGTGGCCTCGACCGGGTCGGTCGTCGTCGGGCTGCTGGCTGACCTGTTCGGCTGGGCCGTCTCCTTCGGCGCACTGATCGGCCTGCTGGGAATCGTTCTGGTGCTCGTAGTGGCGAACATCGTCTTCGATCTGGGCTACTGA
- a CDS encoding aminotransferase class V-fold PLP-dependent enzyme yields MNYETLRAEIPALDHGIYFNTGAGGPSPRRVVDAVESALESHEYETPVSEGMYGPMGDRHESTKAAVADLLGARPGEIALTESTTDGINRVAGALDWDSEDVIVRTDLEHSSGILPWRKLERTHDVDVRVLETETGRLDLDDVRAAAEDATLFVVSSVTWTHGTRLPIEKIVDIAHDAGAMVLVDAVQSPGQTAVDVEDWGADFVVGGAHKWLLGPFGAGFLYVRSGAERNLIPSAIGYRSVTAANAHDYEYEPGAGRFEVGTTSPALYAGLEEAIDLHHELGVDAVEARIESLTDYFKTELPDEHLLSPREFESGFVTIDREEPEEDVERLAERGIRVRDLPYPEALRVSVHAFNTRDEIDRLLEIL; encoded by the coding sequence ATGAACTACGAAACCCTGCGGGCGGAGATCCCCGCCCTCGATCACGGCATCTACTTCAACACCGGCGCGGGCGGGCCAAGCCCACGGCGCGTCGTCGATGCCGTCGAATCGGCGCTCGAATCCCACGAGTACGAGACGCCGGTCAGTGAGGGGATGTACGGCCCGATGGGCGACCGACACGAGTCGACGAAAGCGGCCGTCGCCGATCTGCTGGGCGCGAGGCCGGGTGAAATCGCTCTCACCGAGAGCACCACCGACGGAATCAACCGCGTCGCGGGTGCACTCGACTGGGACAGCGAGGACGTGATCGTCAGAACTGATCTCGAACACTCCTCGGGGATTTTGCCGTGGCGAAAACTCGAACGTACCCACGACGTCGACGTGCGGGTACTCGAAACCGAGACCGGACGGCTGGATCTCGACGACGTCAGAGCGGCGGCAGAAGACGCCACTCTATTCGTCGTGAGCTCGGTCACCTGGACCCACGGAACCCGTCTTCCCATCGAGAAGATCGTCGATATCGCCCACGACGCGGGGGCGATGGTGCTGGTCGATGCTGTCCAGTCGCCGGGCCAGACGGCGGTCGATGTCGAGGACTGGGGTGCCGACTTCGTCGTCGGGGGCGCTCACAAGTGGCTGCTCGGGCCGTTCGGTGCCGGATTCCTCTACGTTCGTTCGGGCGCGGAGCGCAACCTGATCCCCTCGGCGATCGGCTACCGGAGCGTCACGGCGGCGAACGCCCACGACTACGAGTACGAACCCGGGGCGGGTCGCTTCGAGGTCGGTACGACGAGTCCCGCCCTGTACGCGGGGCTAGAGGAAGCGATCGACCTCCACCACGAGCTGGGTGTCGACGCCGTCGAGGCCCGAATCGAGAGCCTGACCGACTACTTCAAGACCGAACTCCCTGACGAGCATCTGCTGAGCCCCCGCGAATTCGAGTCCGGGTTCGTGACGATTGATCGCGAGGAGCCCGAGGAAGACGTCGAACGGCTGGCCGAGCGTGGGATCCGCGTTCGTGACCTCCCATATCCCGAGGCGCTACGGGTATCCGTCCACGCGTTTAACACCCGAGACGAGATCGACCGCCTCCTCGAAATTCTGTAA
- a CDS encoding NAD(P)/FAD-dependent oxidoreductase: MSKPHEVVIVGSGIAGLSAAVYTARADLEPLVLEGPEPGGQLTLTTDVENYLGFPDGVGGMELIQHGKEQAKRFGATFEHGTVEAASVEGEPMELQLSNGESLRTHALIVATGASARWVGAANEDDLMGYGLSTCATCDGAFHRGDDVLVIGGGDSAMEEALFLAKFADSVTIVHRRDELRASDIMARRAREHEKIGFRWNAELLAIHGSEETGVTGATLVSHPDGHPREKLDDNAGERAAAGDPVDPAADVDVDRVDVGGIFYGVGHVPNTAFLADTPISLDEDGYIETTGGMTTETGVPGVFAAGDVMDPNYRQAITAAGTGSMAALDTEAWLESRAAAETDRQVATAEADD, translated from the coding sequence ATGAGCAAGCCTCACGAGGTCGTCATCGTCGGATCCGGGATCGCTGGCCTTTCGGCGGCGGTCTACACTGCTCGTGCGGATCTGGAACCGCTCGTACTGGAAGGCCCCGAACCCGGCGGGCAGCTAACGCTGACGACTGACGTCGAGAACTACCTCGGCTTCCCCGACGGCGTGGGCGGAATGGAGCTGATCCAGCACGGCAAAGAGCAGGCCAAGCGCTTCGGCGCGACCTTCGAACACGGGACCGTCGAGGCGGCGTCGGTCGAGGGCGAACCGATGGAGCTCCAGCTCTCGAATGGCGAGTCCCTCCGAACCCACGCACTGATTGTGGCCACCGGTGCGAGCGCCCGCTGGGTCGGCGCGGCAAACGAGGACGATCTGATGGGCTATGGCCTCTCGACGTGTGCGACCTGTGACGGCGCGTTCCACCGTGGCGACGACGTACTCGTGATCGGCGGCGGCGACAGTGCGATGGAAGAAGCGCTCTTCCTCGCGAAGTTCGCCGACAGCGTCACGATCGTCCACCGGCGAGACGAACTTCGGGCCTCGGACATCATGGCCCGGCGTGCCCGCGAGCACGAGAAAATCGGGTTCCGGTGGAACGCCGAACTGCTCGCGATCCACGGGTCGGAGGAGACCGGCGTCACCGGCGCGACGCTCGTCAGTCACCCGGACGGGCATCCGAGGGAGAAACTCGACGACAACGCCGGCGAGCGTGCAGCAGCCGGCGATCCCGTAGATCCAGCAGCCGATGTCGACGTCGATCGCGTCGATGTCGGTGGGATCTTCTACGGTGTCGGCCATGTTCCCAATACAGCATTTCTCGCGGATACGCCCATCTCCCTCGACGAGGACGGGTATATCGAGACGACCGGCGGCATGACGACCGAGACGGGCGTTCCCGGAGTCTTCGCCGCTGGCGACGTAATGGACCCCAACTATCGGCAGGCAATCACTGCGGCTGGCACCGGCAGTATGGCCGCGCTGGACACCGAAGCGTGGCTGGAGAGTCGGGCAGCCGCGGAGACTGACCGTCAGGTTGCCACGGCGGAAGCCGACGACTGA
- the trxA gene encoding thioredoxin, which produces MATDTQRGTDGTAPTEPVQIESADHLDELVADQDVVLVDFYADWCGPCQMMEPGIETLAEESDATVAKVDVDALQQLASAYGVRGVPTTVLFAGGEQVDQHVGMLSEEQLFNLVSQYTDE; this is translated from the coding sequence ATGGCAACAGATACGCAACGCGGGACGGATGGCACAGCACCCACCGAACCGGTACAGATCGAAAGCGCGGACCATCTCGATGAGCTTGTGGCGGACCAGGACGTCGTCCTCGTCGATTTTTACGCGGACTGGTGTGGTCCGTGTCAGATGATGGAGCCGGGAATCGAAACACTCGCAGAGGAGTCCGACGCGACTGTCGCAAAGGTCGATGTCGACGCCCTCCAGCAACTGGCCAGCGCCTACGGCGTTCGTGGCGTGCCGACGACCGTCCTGTTCGCTGGCGGCGAGCAGGTCGACCAGCACGTCGGAATGCTCTCGGAGGAGCAGCTGTTCAATCTGGTCAGCCAGTACACCGACGAATGA
- a CDS encoding M20 family metallopeptidase: protein MIGSDESIPPERLVATTLELVAHDTTNPPGHTREIVDWIDTALREVGIETERFAVEDRKPNLLATVPGATDQRLLYSGHLDTVPYDPDGWSFDPLGEQVDERVYGRGTTDMKGAVAAMIEVARYYAHRDRQPPVTLEFAFVSDEEVAGDAGVKALLDDDRLDTDGCVIGEPTCTGGPASIIVADRGSIWLTLESVGEAAHGSRPMRGQNAIDRLWMAITDLRERLANRELTVPPDIETIVAESVEYYADSMGYEAASRLFESPTVNLGTIDGGKAINSVPRAASAGLDVRLTAGVRTPELLDEIHDWIDEHEDVTVADVSWSIGSYEPLESPLVGAVGDVAESVLDDRVYRRSATGGGDAKRLREAGIPTVEFAVATDTAHACDEFTTVSALSATAEAYLGIPHAVSD from the coding sequence GTGATCGGGTCGGACGAGTCGATTCCTCCCGAACGGCTCGTAGCGACAACGCTGGAGCTTGTCGCGCACGATACCACTAATCCGCCGGGTCATACCCGCGAGATCGTCGACTGGATCGACACGGCGTTACGAGAGGTGGGGATCGAGACCGAACGGTTCGCTGTCGAGGACCGAAAACCGAACCTTCTTGCGACAGTGCCAGGAGCTACCGACCAGCGTCTTCTCTACAGCGGCCATCTTGATACTGTTCCGTACGATCCCGACGGCTGGTCGTTCGATCCGCTCGGCGAGCAGGTCGACGAGCGGGTTTACGGTCGCGGCACGACGGATATGAAAGGCGCGGTCGCAGCGATGATCGAGGTGGCACGGTACTACGCCCACCGGGACCGGCAGCCACCAGTAACACTGGAGTTCGCCTTCGTCAGTGATGAAGAGGTCGCGGGCGACGCCGGCGTGAAGGCGCTGCTCGACGATGATCGTCTGGACACGGACGGCTGCGTGATCGGCGAGCCGACCTGTACCGGCGGCCCGGCGTCGATTATCGTCGCCGACCGAGGGAGCATCTGGCTGACGCTCGAATCGGTCGGGGAGGCGGCACACGGCTCCCGGCCGATGCGTGGGCAGAACGCGATTGATCGACTCTGGATGGCGATCACGGATCTCAGGGAGCGACTCGCGAACCGAGAACTGACGGTGCCACCGGATATCGAGACGATCGTCGCCGAGTCGGTCGAGTACTATGCCGACTCGATGGGATACGAGGCGGCCAGTCGGCTGTTCGAATCCCCCACCGTCAATCTCGGAACAATTGACGGAGGCAAGGCAATAAACAGCGTTCCGCGGGCCGCGAGCGCAGGACTCGACGTGCGGCTCACTGCGGGCGTCCGGACGCCGGAGCTTCTCGACGAGATCCACGACTGGATCGACGAACACGAGGACGTGACGGTCGCAGATGTCTCCTGGAGTATCGGGAGTTACGAGCCACTGGAGAGTCCGCTCGTCGGGGCAGTCGGGGATGTCGCAGAATCGGTGCTAGACGATCGCGTCTATCGGCGTAGCGCGACCGGCGGCGGCGACGCAAAACGACTCCGAGAGGCCGGGATTCCAACCGTGGAGTTTGCCGTCGCTACCGACACCGCCCACGCCTGCGACGAGTTCACGACGGTCTCGGCCCTCTCCGCGACCGCGGAGGCGTACCTCGGTATCCCCCACGCAGTCTCCGACTGA
- a CDS encoding helix-turn-helix domain-containing protein, whose protein sequence is MANSMAEQLQRDMACEGLLECIHGLKQLDKECYRVLVESEEPLTIDEVGEQVDRERSTAYRAIQRLLKSGFIQKEQVNYEDGGYYHVYYPTDPEQIADDMQRMLNDWYAKMGQLIQEFEDKYEHAVEEPVATSESPS, encoded by the coding sequence ATGGCTAACTCGATGGCGGAACAGCTCCAGCGGGACATGGCGTGTGAAGGGCTACTGGAGTGTATTCACGGCCTCAAACAGCTGGACAAGGAGTGTTACAGGGTACTCGTAGAGAGCGAGGAACCGCTGACGATCGACGAGGTTGGCGAGCAGGTCGACCGGGAGCGCTCGACGGCCTACCGGGCGATCCAGCGCCTGCTCAAAAGCGGTTTCATTCAGAAAGAACAGGTCAACTACGAGGACGGCGGCTACTATCACGTCTACTATCCGACTGATCCCGAGCAGATCGCCGACGATATGCAGCGGATGCTCAACGACTGGTACGCAAAGATGGGTCAGCTCATCCAGGAGTTCGAGGACAAGTACGAACACGCCGTCGAGGAGCCCGTCGCGACGAGCGAAAGCCCATCGTGA
- a CDS encoding cation:proton antiporter domain-containing protein, which yields MSSLVGVVAIVLALGVASRVLADRLRLPSVLFLILAGVLIGPEFLGVVSRETFGGGLTTMVGVSVAIILFEGGYHLNIDKLREAPDALFRVVTIGAAITWLGTAAAVIVFLNTSIEVGLLVGALLIATGPTVIGPILNVVTVRDHVGALLEGEGVINDVTAAILVVVVFEVLIAGDGGGLQFVGEFAFRVAVGFATGALVAGGIWWVLSRSNVTPSNAALHSRLIVLAGILLAYGGAETIATETGIGAAAMAGFVLGNVDLPHHEEVIDFLDDLSVVVLSFVFVALAALIDFGDILALGVAGVAVVIAVTLVLRPAVIYLSTTNERFTRNERLFLSAVGPRGIIPASVATLFAVELQTLGRPQEAQLLAGTVFLIIFATVILQAGIARQIADYLEVSPMRTIIIGAGRVGLSLAERLEQDGENVLIIDEDSDAVERSRERGFRTIEGDGTDADVLERAEIDRAKTVVAATPDDDVNLLACQLARTTFNVEKIASRVNQPSNVDAFESLGVRAIDLSMATAWSLENVLERPSLSSWMNEIGRTGDVQEIEVTAEGLVGKTIAELNAEIPDGCIVGLLTHSNGKTEVPTGDHTLAEGDRITFIGQVDAVDRAVKRFHPHD from the coding sequence TTGGGGTTGTCTCCCGGGAAACGTTCGGCGGTGGGCTCACAACGATGGTCGGCGTCAGCGTCGCGATTATCCTCTTCGAGGGAGGATACCACCTCAACATCGACAAACTCCGGGAAGCGCCCGACGCGCTGTTTCGGGTCGTCACAATCGGTGCAGCGATTACGTGGCTCGGTACTGCGGCGGCCGTCATCGTCTTTCTGAACACGAGCATCGAAGTCGGACTGCTCGTCGGGGCACTCCTGATCGCCACTGGCCCGACGGTGATCGGCCCGATCCTGAACGTTGTCACTGTTCGGGATCACGTCGGTGCGCTTCTGGAAGGCGAGGGTGTCATCAACGATGTCACTGCGGCGATCCTCGTCGTGGTCGTCTTCGAGGTGTTGATCGCGGGCGACGGTGGCGGACTCCAGTTCGTCGGGGAGTTCGCGTTCAGGGTAGCGGTTGGGTTCGCCACCGGTGCACTCGTTGCGGGGGGCATCTGGTGGGTGCTCTCTCGAAGCAACGTCACCCCGAGCAATGCAGCGCTACACTCGCGCCTGATCGTGCTTGCCGGAATCCTCCTCGCGTACGGCGGTGCGGAGACGATCGCAACCGAGACGGGGATCGGCGCGGCGGCGATGGCCGGGTTCGTGCTCGGTAACGTCGACCTGCCACACCACGAGGAAGTGATCGACTTTCTCGATGATCTCTCGGTTGTCGTCCTCTCCTTTGTCTTCGTGGCGCTGGCAGCGCTGATCGACTTCGGTGACATTCTCGCTCTCGGCGTTGCTGGCGTCGCCGTCGTCATCGCAGTCACGCTCGTGCTGCGCCCTGCCGTGATCTACCTCTCGACGACGAACGAACGGTTCACCCGCAACGAGCGGCTCTTTCTGAGCGCGGTCGGCCCGCGCGGTATCATCCCCGCGAGTGTTGCGACGCTCTTTGCCGTCGAACTCCAGACACTGGGGCGACCGCAAGAAGCCCAACTGCTCGCCGGGACCGTCTTCCTGATCATCTTCGCCACGGTCATCCTGCAGGCTGGCATCGCACGACAGATCGCGGACTACCTCGAGGTATCACCAATGCGCACCATCATCATCGGCGCGGGACGGGTCGGCCTGTCCCTCGCAGAACGGCTCGAACAGGACGGAGAGAACGTACTGATCATCGACGAGGATTCCGACGCCGTCGAACGGTCCCGGGAGCGAGGTTTCCGGACGATCGAGGGTGACGGCACCGACGCCGACGTACTCGAGCGGGCGGAGATCGACCGGGCGAAGACCGTGGTTGCCGCAACGCCCGACGACGACGTGAATCTTCTCGCCTGCCAGCTCGCCAGAACGACCTTCAACGTCGAAAAGATCGCCTCGCGAGTCAACCAGCCCAGTAACGTCGACGCCTTCGAGTCGCTGGGCGTGCGTGCGATCGACCTTTCGATGGCGACCGCGTGGTCGCTGGAAAACGTGCTCGAACGCCCGTCGCTTTCCTCGTGGATGAACGAGATCGGCCGGACCGGTGACGTTCAGGAGATCGAAGTTACTGCCGAAGGGCTCGTTGGGAAGACGATTGCCGAACTCAACGCGGAGATCCCTGACGGCTGTATTGTCGGACTGTTGACCCACTCGAACGGCAAAACGGAAGTCCCGACCGGCGATCACACACTCGCTGAAGGCGATCGGATCACCTTTATCGGGCAGGTCGACGCAGTAGACCGTGCAGTCAAGCGGTTCCACCCGCACGATTGA